The proteins below are encoded in one region of Saccharomyces kudriavzevii IFO 1802 strain IFO1802 genome assembly, chromosome: 5:
- the SEC3 gene encoding GTP-Rho binding exocyst subunit SEC3 (similar to Saccharomyces cerevisiae SEC3 (YER008C); ancestral locus Anc_7.154), whose product MRSSKSPFKRKSHSRETSHDENSAIFHKRTISGSSAHHSRNVSQGAMASSAPPISGGNYSHKRNVSRASNSSQNSNFLAEQYERDRKAIINCCFSRPDHKTGEPPNNYITHVRIIEDSKFPSSKPSPDSKLENKKKRILILSAKPNNAKLIQIHKARENSDGSFQIGRTWKLSELVRVEKDLDISEGFTLTMGKNYYWETNSAKERTVFIKSLISLYIQTFEGHVPQLVNWDLSLFYLDERSYQRAVITNRPGSVSPIKSPTSNFAANTAQSMDSAPSSTSFDRARRSEVEGVIPVTTPTNVTYHPEIKSLNKAPYSSNSTLNEVNRRYELEQQQQQQEAEQRRLEERRKLQLQKENEIQKLEEEKRIKQEERKRQMELELERQRQIEKEEKERQMELESKRKLELERQRQYEEEQRLNKEREFLELQRRQREQEIAEGQRREEQERIAREEQEERNKKSKSDNESYAQEINGRVDNLLEDLNAVLGDETETTPALQNSAYIPERSIARTRDQSKKPLNIAKVEALDGSDLNDSISIDDEIVGLNTSNVSEEYQDEKNDLSFEKGDEVRYSKSFEDGAPHMYHEVSIIQEETPSDSQKLALPKENEDPSILINPKEETKKMENIDDEVLLEILTDINWTTEDDADSMIERIDMRLAETEYSFNQNLLSLQKIGPNLRPYEDKVNEECHRIIPTFSLFLMEMSNFSNDIENVESQDNGLQVESANKKLLWSTLDELLKTVSLDEISLNQLLECPIREKNLPWMENQLNLLLKAFQAIGSDENEVEYNLREISGLKQRLQFYEKVTKIFLDRIVEEMQKKFFNIHGQDISHDQMIRILTTLLIFSPLILFCKEISQKSYQVIVENWNVSIQPIYMELWTKKISQLESFNATCDKTNKSGLNQLLREWNTFRKERKMSDVIPVFKENFSHLTGCLQTMRQECIVYQNFVEVFFHISSKHNFEMYLEQFNNSDTPPILLDAVKEMQSDREAVVIETQLVSRIFQPIVTRLSSLFVELVKNEPTLAPALTLYLENEIKSLESSNHEFLLSAVTRMFTQIKQVWSDNVDEQALYFERISIATTNGEILPAIVDLPVDLKNSEDLVRSTKSLMKIKETDRSYESIELMSSSFRKLSIAATQSIAHKDGNSSINPSLSDSAALNNDYMQTISLLVNSNWLIEMLSMLNFNKDGIFDTPLQNVKKVFDIEKESYASFLLRDTMPKLTAFVYGVSNIIENTNNVNMTNPSRWAAYSRQNLENILLAYTSHEIETLVKRLHTHMANDFDYHQEDAINNVLCDKLWSCIQGQTVSLYLKLYTVIDKHYKGTNIRFTKNDVISAFEEYKSA is encoded by the coding sequence atGAGATCCTCTAAGTCTCCTTTCAAGAGGAAATCTCATAGTCGTGAGACGTCACACGATGAAAACTCAGCGATTTTCCacaaaagaacaatatCAGGCAGCAGTGCTCACCATTCTAGAAATGTCAGTCAAGGTGCAATGGCCTCCTCTGCCCCACCCATTTCCGGTGGCAATTATTCACATAAGAGAAACGTGTCAAGGGCTTCAAACTCCTCTcagaattcaaatttcttggccGAGCAGTATGAGAGGGATAGGAAAGCCATCATCAATTGCTGCTTTTCAAGACCTGACCACAAGACAGGCGAACCGCCAAATAATTATATTACACATGTACGAATCATAGAAGATTCAAAATTCCCAAGTTCAAAACCGTCTCCAGattcaaaattggaaaataaaaagaaaagaattctTATTCTGAGTGCCAAACCCAATAATGCTAAGCTCATTCAAATTCATAAAGCACGAGAAAATTCAGATggttcttttcaaattggtAGAACCTGGAAACTGAGTGAGTTAGTCAGAGTGGAGAAAGACTTGGACATATCGGAAGGTTTCACTCTTACCATGGGTAAAAACTATTATTGGGAGACAAATTCTGCGAAGGAAAGAAccgttttcatcaaatccTTAATCAGTTTATACATTCAAACTTTTGAAGGCCACGTACCCCAATTGGTCAATTGGGATTTATCACTCTTTTATCTTGATGAGAGAAGTTATCAGAGAGCTGTCATCACAAATCGTCCCGGTTCTGTGTCTCCCATCAAATCACCAACCAGTAATTTTGCAGCTAACACTGCTCAATCAATGGATTCTGCTCCTTCTTCAACGTCCTTCGATAGAGCCAGAAGGTCTGAAGTGGAGGGTGTTATTCCAGTGACTACGCCTACAAACGTCACATATCACCCCGAGATAAAATCTTTAAATAAGGCCCCATACTCTTCCAATTCTACTTTGAATGAAGTGAATAGAAGATATGAGCTtgagcaacaacagcaacaacaagaGGCTGAACAGAGACGATTAGAAGAACGAAGGAAGTTGCAGTTACAGAAGGAAAACGAGATACAAAAATTAGAGGAGGAGAAAAGGATAAAGCAGGAAGAACGAAAAAGGCAAATGGAATTGGAGTTGGAACGTCAACGGCAAatcgaaaaagaagaaaaggagagaCAAATGGAACTGgaaagtaaaagaaaattggaGTTAGAACGTCAACGGCAAtatgaagaagagcaacgtttaaacaaagaaagagagTTTTTGGAATTACAGAGAAGACAGagagaacaagaaatcGCAGAGGgacaaagaagagaagagcAGGAGAGGATTGCTAGAGaagagcaagaagaaagaaataagaaaagcAAGTCAGATAATGAAAGCTATGCTCAGGAAATAAACGGTAGAGTCGACAATCTTTTGGAGGACTTGAATGCAGTTTTGGGTGACGAAACAGAAACCACACCTGCTTTACAAAACAGTGCTTACATACCTGAGAGGAGTATCGCTAGAACTCGTGACCAATCAAAAAAGCCGCTAAATATAGCTAAGGTCGAGGCACTCGATGGAAGCGATTTGAACGACTCAATTAGTATAGACGACGAGATAGTAGGTCTTAATACATCTAACGTATCAGAGGAATACCAggatgagaaaaatgatCTCTCGTTCGAAAAGGGAGACGAAGTAAGGTACAGCAAGAGCTTCGAAGATGGCGCTCCTCACATGTATCATGAAGTGTCTAtaattcaagaagaaaccCCATCAGATTCACAGAAGCTGGCTCTTCCAAAAGAGAACGAAGACCCGAGCATCTTGATAAACCCTAAAGAGGAGaccaagaaaatggaaaacatTGATGATGAGGTCTTATTAGAAATACTAACAGATATCAACTGGACAACAGAAGATGATGCGGATAGTATGATTGAAAGGATTGACATGAGATTGGCTGAAACAGAATATTCATTTAATCAAAATTTGCTATCTCTACAAAAAATTGGCCCCAATCTGCGTCCTTATGAAGATAAGGTCAATGAGGAATGTCACCGGATTATTCCAactttttccttgtttttaATGGAAATGAGTAATTTTTCTAATGACATCGAAAATGTAGAGAGTCAAGATAATGGATTACAAGTTGAGAGTGCCAACAAGAAACTTTTGTGGAGCACACTTGatgaacttttgaaaaccGTTTCTCTTGATGAGATCTCTTTGAATCAACTATTAGAATGTCCAATAAGAGAGAAGAACCTACCATGGATGGAAAACCAATTGAATCTCTTATTAAAAGCATTTCAGGCTATCGGcagtgatgaaaatgaagttgaATATAATCTAAGGGAAATTTCTGGTTTGAAACAAAGACTACAATTTTACGAGAAAGTTaccaaaatatttcttgaCAGAATTGTGGAAGAaatgcaaaagaaatttttcaatatacATGGGCAAGATATTTCACACGATCAGATGATCAGGATTTTAACGACTTTGCTAATATTTTCTCCGTTAATTCTTTTCtgcaaagaaatttcacaAAAATCATATCAAGTCATTGTTGAAAACTGGAACGTCAGTATTCAACCAATATATATGGAATTATGGaccaagaaaatatcacAATTGGAAAGCTTCAACGCAACTTGTGATAAGACAAATAAATCGGGTTTGAACCAGTTATTACGAGAATGGAACACATttaggaaagaaagaaaaatgagcGATGTCATTCCAGTTTTtaaggaaaatttttctcatcTGACTGGATGTCTACAGACAATGAGACAAGAATGTATTGTTTATCAGAATTTCGTGgaagtattttttcatatctCTTCAAAGCATAACTTTGAAATGTATCTCGAACAATTTAATAACTCAGACACTCCTCCGATATTATTGGATGCTGTGAAAGAAATGCAATCAGACAGAGAGGCAGTCGTCATCGAAACCCAGTTGGTTTCAAGAATATTCCAACCCATAGTTACTAGGCTATCATCACTCTTTGTGGAGTTAGTCAAAAACGAGCCAACGCTTGCTCCTGCCTTGACTCTTtacttggaaaatgaaatcaaaagtTTAGAATCATCGAATCATGAATTTTTGTTATCTGCGGTGACCAGAATGTTTACCCAAATAAAACAAGTCTGGTCAGACAATGTAGATGAACAAGCCCTATATTTTGAAAGGATTTCTATTGCAACGACTAATGGTGAAATTCTTCCGGCTATAGTCGATTTGCCGGtggatttgaaaaattctgaGGATTTGGTCAGATCTACCAAAAGCTTGATGAAGATCAAGGAAACTGATAGAAGTTACGAGTCTATTGAATTGATGAGTTCCAGCTTTCGGAAGTTGAGTATAGCTGCCACACAATCCATAGCTCATAAAGATGGTAATTCAAGCATTAATCCAAGTTTGTCAGATTCTGCTGCCTTAAATAATGACTATATGCAAACAATTTCTCTCCTAGTGAACAGTAACTGGTTAATAGAAATGCTCTCCATGCTAAACTTCAACAAGGATGGCATATTTGACACACCATTGCAAAACGTAAAGAAAGTATTTGATATAGAGAAGGAATCTTATGCCTCCTTCTTACTGCGTGACACTATGCCCAAACTAACAGCTTTTGTTTATGGTGTGAGTAACATCATTGAGAACACTAACAACGTGAACATGACTAATCCATCGAGGTGGGCTGCATACAGCAGACAGAATTTGGAGAACATTCTGTTAGCATACACCTCCCACGAAATTGAAACCTTGGTGAAAAGATTGCATACTCACATGGcaaatgattttgattatCATCAAGAAGATGCTATAAATAACGTTCTATGCGACAAATTGTGGTCATGCATCCAAGGTCAAACTGTTTCATTATACCTGAAATTATACACTGTCATTGATAAGCACTACAAGGGGACAAATATTCGTTTTACAAAGAACGATGTCATTAGCGCGTTCGAGGAGTACAAGAGTGCCTGA
- the NUG1 gene encoding RNA-binding GTPase NUG1 (similar to Saccharomyces cerevisiae NUG1 (YER006W); ancestral locus Anc_7.150): MRVRKRQSRRTSTKLKEGIKKKASAHRKKEKKMAKKDVTWKSRAKKDPGIPSNFPYKARILEEIEAKKMKDLEERELAKQQRLEARKTAREQGIDAMDEDVVDEDDKGLAALVESAQRAAAEYEGTSADDADAGADDLDVIDYNIDFYGEDLEGESELEKSRKAYDKIFKSVIDASDVILYVLDARDPEGTRSRKVEEAILQSQGKRLILILNKVDLIPPHVLEQWLNYLKSSFPTIPLRAASGAVNGTSFNRKLSQTTTASALLDSLKTYSNNSNLKRSIVVGVIGYPNVGKSSVINALLARRGGQSKACPVGNEAGVTTSLREIKVDNKLKILDSPGICFPGENKKRSKVEHEAELALLNALPAKHIVDPYPAVLMLVKRLAKSDEMTESFKKLYEIPPIPANDADTFTKHFLIHVARKRGRLGKGGIPNLASAGLSVLNDWRDGKILGWVLPNTSVVASEQGKQNSSTISTGSKQAPITTNESTIVSEWSKEFDLDGLFSSLNKVIDASKDEDAMIE; encoded by the coding sequence ATGAGAGTCAGAAAACGTCAATCTAGAAGAACATCAACCAAATTGAAGGAAGGtatcaagaagaaggctTCTGCCCatagaaaaaaggaaaagaagatggcAAAGAAGGATGTTACTTGGAAATCAAGAGCTAAGAAAGATCCTGGTATTCCTTCTAACTTTCCATATAAGGCTAGGATCttggaagaaatagaagccaagaaaatgaaggatttggaagaaagagaGCTTGCCAAACAACAACGGTTGGAGGCCCGGAAAACTGCCAGGGAACAAGGCATTGACGCAAtggatgaagatgttgtggatgaagatgacaagGGATTAGCGGCTTTGGTCGAATCTGCTCAGCGAGCAGCTGCTGAATATGAAGGAACCTCCGCTGACGACGCAGATGCTGGTGCCGATGATTTAGATGTCATTGACTATAATATTGATTTCTACGGTGAAGATTTGGAAGGGGAATCGGAGCtagaaaaatcaagaaaggCTTATGATAAGATTTTCAAGTCTGTTATTGACGCTTCCGATGTTATTCTTTATGTCTTGGACGCTAGAGATCCAGAAGGTacaagatcaagaaaagtGGAAGAAGCTATCTTACAAAGTCAGGGTAAAAGACTAATCttaattttgaacaaaGTTGACTTAATTCCTCCACACGTACTAGAACAATGGTTAAATTACTTGAAGTCTAGTTTTCCTACAATCCCATTAAGAGCCGCTTCCGGTGCAGTTAACGGAACTTCCTTCAACAGAAAGTTAAGCCAAACTACTACTGCAAGCGCACTGCTAGATTCTTTAAAAACCTACTCTAACAACAGTAACTTGAAAAGATCAATTGTAGTAGGAGTTATTGGTTATCCAAATGTTGGTAAATCGTCCGTTATTAATGCACTTTTAGCTCGCCGTGGTGGCCAATCTAAGGCTTGCCCAGTTGGTAACGAAGCAGGTGTTACTACGTCATTAAGGGAAATCAAAGTCGACAATAAGTTGAAGATTCTGGACTCTCCTGGTATATGTTTCCCAGgtgaaaataagaaaagatcaaagGTCGAACATGAAGCTGAATTGGCTCTTTTAAACGCTCTACCGGCAAAACACATTGTTGATCCATATCCAGCTGTTTTGATGTTAGTAAAGAGATTAGCTAAATCTGATGAAATGACagaaagtttcaaaaagctATACGAAATTCCTCCTATTCCTGCCAATGATGCTGATACGTTCACAAAGCACTTTCTAATCCACGTCGCCCGTAAAAGAGGTAGATTAGGAAAAGGTGGTATTCCAAACCTTGCTAGTGCTGGTCTTTCTGTCTTAAATGACTGGAGGGATGGCAAGATTCTCGGTTGGGTTTTACCAAATACATCAGTAGTTGCATCTGAACAGGGTAAACAAAATTCCAGTACCATTAGCACTGGTAGTAAACAAGCCCCAATTACCACAAATGAATCCACTATTGTATCCGAATGGTCCAAAGAATTTGATTTGGATGGGTTGTTCAGCTCTCTTAATAAGGTCATAGATGCTAgcaaagatgaagatgcaATGATTGAGTGA
- the YND1 gene encoding apyrase (similar to Saccharomyces cerevisiae YND1 (YER005W); ancestral locus Anc_7.149) → MLIENTNDRFGIVIDAGSSGSRIHVFKWQDTEPLLHKEYQESESTLQSVPHIHQENDWTTKMNPGLSTFEKQPQEAYKSHIKPLLDFAKNIIPESHWSSCPVFIQATAGMRLLPQDKQAAILDGLCQGLKHPSEFLIEDCSSQIQVIDGEIEGLYGWLGLNYLYGHFNNYNPQVFNHFTFGFMDMGGASTQIAFAPHDRDQIAEHRNDIATIFLKSVNGDLQRWDVFVSTWLGFGANQARRRYLAQLINTLPENTNDYEDDDFSTRTLNDPCMPRGSNGDFEFKDTTFRIIGSGNYEQCTKSIYPLLLKNMPCDDEPCLFNGVHAPRIDFANDKFIGTSEYWYTANDVFKLGGEYSFDKFSKSVREFCNANWTQIMGNSKKGMYNDIPDNFLKDACFKGNWVLNILHEGFDLPRIDVDAENVDDKPLFQSVEKVNERELSWTLGRILLYASGSVLAGQKNAVVGIVPSERRIKLTGIEFIHGRILKSGQLLRQSSSLSTKGFFMWFIIICCLFYLIFNKSHTIKRRLSGLYNLIKDVKTGIKRKMKSLKRSDQFSRLEEGKFGTETDNFKEAYRLKSNSMFDLGKSSATMQREHEPQRTTSQSANLAPSNLRPAFSMADFSKFKDSRLYD, encoded by the coding sequence atGCTTATAGAAAACACTAATGATCGCTTTGGTATCGTCATAGATGCAGGGTCTTCGGGTTCCAGGATCCATGTGTTCAAGTGGCAGGACACAGAGCCACTTCTTCATAAAGAATACCAGGAATCAGAGTCCACTTTGCAGTCAGTGCCCCAtattcatcaagaaaatgactGGACTACTAAAATGAATCCTGGCTTATcaacctttgaaaaacaacCACAAGAGGCGTACAAATCTCACATCAAACCACTACTAGATTTTGCTAAAAATATTATACCAGAATCCCATTGGTCGAGTTGTCCCGTTTTCATCCAGGCCACCGCGGGTATGCGTCTTTTACCTCAAGACAAACAGGCAGCCATTCTAGATGGCTTGTGTCAAGGACTTAAGCATCCCTCAGAATTTCTGATTGAGGATTGCTCTTCACAAATTCAAGTTATTGATGGTGAAATTGAAGGCCTATATGGCTGGCTCGGGTTGAACTATCTTTACGGACATTTTAATAACTACAATCCGCAAGTTTTCAATCATTTCACTTTTGGATTCATGGACATGGGCGGTGCTTCTACCCAAATTGCATTTGCGCCACATGACCGAGACCAAATAGCAGAACATAGAAATGACATCGctactatttttttgaagagtgTTAACGGAGATTTACAAAGATGGGATGTGTTCGTAAGCACGTGGTTGGGGTTTGGTGCAAATCAAGccagaagaagatatttGGCTCAGTTGATCAATACCCTTCCAGAAAACACGAATGActatgaagatgatgactTTTCCACAAGGACTTTGAACGATCCATGCATGCCTCGAGGAAGCAACggtgattttgaatttaaagATACCACTTTCCGAATTATTGGTTCTGGGAATTATGAGCAATGTACTAAATCTATTTACCctttgttgttgaaaaacatGCCTTGTGATGATGAGCCTTGTTTGTTTAATGGCGTACACGCTCCTCGAATAGATTTTGCTAACGATAAATTTATAGGCACTTCCGAATATTGGTATACTGCCAATGACGTATTCAAGTTGGGAGGCGAATATAgctttgataaatttagTAAAAGCGTAAGGGAATTTTGCAATGCTAATTGGACCCAGATAATGGGGAACAGTAAGAAAGGAATGTACAACGACATCCCGgataatttcttgaaagacGCATGCTTCAAGGGTAACTGGGTCCTCAATATACTTCATGAAGGGTTTGATTTGCCTCGAATAGACGTCGACGCCGAAAATGTCGATGATAAGCCTCTATTTCAAAGTGTGGAGAAAGTCAACGAAAGAGAATTGTCCTGGACATTGGGCAGAATTTTGCTTTATGCTTCGGGAAGCGTATTAGctggccaaaaaaatgccgTAGTGGGTATTGTTCCCAGCGAAAGGAGGATAAAACTTACTGGTATAGAATTCATACATGGCAGGATACTCAAATCTGGTCAACTGCTCAGACAAAGCTCTAGCCTTTCTACCAAAGGGTTTTTTATGTGGTTTATAATAATCTGCTGCCTGTTCTATCTGATCTTTAATAAATCTCACACCATCAAAAGGCGCTTGTCCGGACTGTACAACCTTATCAAGGATGTCAAGACAGGCATAAAGAGAAAGATGAAATCTTTAAAGAGGTCAGATCAATTTTCCAGATTAGAGGAAGGTAAATTTGGAACAGAAACAGACAACTTTAAAGAGGCATATAGGCTGAAGAGCAACAGTATGTTTGATCTCGGCAAAAGTTCGGCAACAATGCAGAGGGAGCATGAACCCCAAAGGACGACAAGTCAATCCGCTAACCTGGCTCCATCAAACTTACGACCTGCATTTTCTATGGCGGATTTCTCTAAATTCAAGGACAGTAGGCTATATGATTAA
- the PAC2 gene encoding Pac2p (similar to Saccharomyces cerevisiae PAC2 (YER007W); ancestral locus Anc_7.151) yields the protein MSEMSTDYEIGDRLKIGGYFCTIKFIGTIKLWPSVRAYGVEWDDHSRGKHSGTVDGIKYFDVHYPNSGSFLKESKVQTPSVGRNNFYKALSEKYGSSSDSIQNLSIGSKKVESFGFEELNARNRDFKRLRKMALRDSEIAILFQNQKELDCIVQECTSVKDLDLSLNLFTNIDYLCQFVEPLRNLRTLDISQNKLLSGWEDLKKFDLSHITHLRLYSCDLCWEHVGKLFESFSALKILDLSYNRLTSVGIENLKAVTPHTLEELNISGNNLISFPRLLTDLTLKDLNISNNQISKPLGIISHSIESLDISNNDLNERCKIDDLNLAFPSLKRIHLKGNDLKFNGNIASIEDQATFYEVLARFDHVMVLNGSICDIKTRREAEMYFISKVINNELDYDVTLPRWSSLSKSHEIDTSKLKLSENEEGRQSLVLKIKVKSDEESNSGSEFLILPGFTIRYVKSIICRKLKLDILRAKLVHENCRGILNEINHNFCLISDYNVVNGDIIHVHVACE from the coding sequence ATGTCAGAGATGTCAACGGACTATGAAATTGGAGATAGGCTCAAGATCGGTGGTTATTTCTGTACCATTAAATTTATTGGCACTATTAAGTTATGGCCTTCAGTCAGGGCTTATGGGGTGGAATGGGACGACCATAGCAGAGGGAAGCATTCCGGAACAGTAGATGgtataaaatattttgacGTTCACTACCCCAATTCAGgatcatttttgaaggaatcTAAAGTTCAGACACCAAGTGTAGGCAGAAATAATTTTTACAAGGCATTGTCAGAAAAGTATGGAAGTTCAAGTGATAGCATTCAGAACTTATCTATAGGCAGCAAGAAGGTTGAGAGCTTTGGATTCGAGGAATTAAATGCAAGGAACAGAGACTTTAAGAGGCTAAGAAAAATGGCATTGAGAGATTCTGAGATTGCCatattatttcaaaaccaaaaagagTTGGATTGTATAGTACAAGAATGTACAAGTGTCAAAGACCTTGATTTATCGCTAAATCTTTTTACCAACATCGATTATTTATGCCAGTTCGTAGAACCTTTGAGAAACTTAAGAACCCTTGATATATCTCAAAATAAACTTTTAAGCGGTTGGGAGGatctgaagaaatttgatCTTTCACATATCACACACTTGCGATTATATTCGTGTGATTTATGTTGGGAACATGTTGGTAAGCTATTCGAAAGCTTCAGTGCACTtaaaattttggatttaAGCTATAATAGGCTAACTAGCGTCggaattgaaaatttgaaggCAGTAACACCACATACTTTGGAGGAATTAAATATCAGCGGAAATAATCTAATATCATTTCCACGGCTTTTGACAGATCTGACATTAaaagatttgaatatttctaACAATCAAATCTCCAAACCATTAGGTATTATCTCCCATTCTATTGAATCTTTagatatttcaaataaCGACCTAAATGAAAGATGTAAGATAgatgatttgaatttggcATTCCCCTCACTGAAGAGGATCCATTTGAAAGGTAACGATTTAAAATTTAACGGAAACATTGCTAGCATTGAAGATCAGGCTACTTTTTATGAGGTACTAGCAAGGTTTGACCATGTGATGGTGTTAAATGGATCGATATGTGATAttaaaacaagaagagagGCCGAGATGTACTTTATCTCTAAAGTCATAAACAATGAATTGGACTATGACGTTACTCTACCGCGCTGGTCGAGCCTCAGCAAGTCGCATGAGATTGATACGAGTAAATTAAAGTTGagtgaaaatgaagaaggaCGGCAATCCCTTGTCCTAAAAATAAAGGTCAAATCTGATGAGGAATCGAATAGCGGCTCGGAATTTTTAATTCTTCCCGGTTTTACAATAAGGTATGTGAAGAGTATAATATGTAGAAAGCTAAAACTAGACATATTAAGGGCCAAGCTAGTTCATGAGAACTGTAGGGGAATCTTAAACGAAATTAACCACAATTTTTGTCTCATTTCAGATTATAATGTAGTGAACGGAGATATCATCCATGTCCACGTTGCCTGTGAATGA
- the TMA20 gene encoding translation machinery-associated protein 20 (similar to Saccharomyces cerevisiae TMA20 (YER007C-A); ancestral locus Anc_7.152) gives MFRKFTREDVHSRSKVKSSIQRTLKAKLVKQYPKLEDVINELIPKKGQIELIKCEDKIQLYTVDGEVLFFQKFDELIPSLKLVHKFPGAYPTVQVDRGAIKFVLSGANIMCPGLTSAGADLPPAPGYEKGTIVVINAENKENALAIGELMMSTEEIKSINKGHSIELIHHLGDPLWNFSIE, from the exons ATGTTTAGAAA ATTCACAAGAGAAGACGTCCATTCACGTTCGAAGGTCAAATCTTCCATTCAAAGAACGTTGAAAGCCAAGCTAGTCAAGCAATATCCTAAACTAGAAGATGTAATCAACGAGTTAATTCCCAAGAAGGGCCAAATTGAGCTAATTAAATGTGAAGATAAGATTCAATTGTACACCGTTGATGGCgaagttctttttttccaaaaattcgATGAATTGATCCCAAGTTTAAAGTTAGTACATAAATTCCCAGGAGCCTATCCAACTGTTCAAGTTGATAGAGGCGCCATCAAGTTTGTTTTATCAGGTGCTAATATTATGTGCCCTGGTTTAACTTCTGCAGGTGCTGACTTACCACCTGCTCCTGGCTACGAGAAAGGCACAATTGTCGTCATCAATGCTgagaataaagaaaacgcGTTGGCTATTGGCGAATTAATGATGAGTACcgaagaaatcaaatctATAAACAAGGGCCATTCCATAGAACTGATTCACCATTTGGGCGATCCTTTGTGGAATTTCAGCATTGAGTAA
- the NTF2 gene encoding Ran GTPase-binding protein NTF2 (similar to Saccharomyces cerevisiae NTF2 (YER009W); ancestral locus Anc_7.155): protein MSVDFNTLAQNFTQFYYNQFDTDRSQLGNLYRNESMLTFETSQLQGAKDIVEKLVSLPFQKVQHRITTLDAQPASPNGDVLVMITGDLLIDEEQNAQRFSQVFHLIPDGNSYYVFNDIFRLNYSA, encoded by the coding sequence atGTCTGTCGACTTTAACACTTTGGCTCAAAACTTCACCCAATTTTACTACAATCAATTTGATACCGATAGAAGTCAATTGGGTAATTTGTATAGAAATGAATCTATGTTGACTTTTGAAACTAGTCAATTGCAAGGTGCTAAAGACATTGTTGAAAAGCTAGTCTCTTTGCCCTTTCAGAAAGTTCAACACCGTATAACTACTTTGGACGCTCAACCTGCTTCTCCAAACGGCGATGTCTTAGTTATGATTACTGGTGATCTATTGATTGACGAAGAACAAAACGCACAACGTTTTTCTCAAGTTTTCCATTTGATTCCTGACGGAAACTCTTATTATGTTTTCAACGACATTTTCCGCTTGAACTACTCTGCttga